A genome region from Rissa tridactyla isolate bRisTri1 chromosome 18, bRisTri1.patW.cur.20221130, whole genome shotgun sequence includes the following:
- the KDF1 gene encoding keratinocyte differentiation factor 1: MLGRKTGLPHDLNSHRQLNQSYQEAVPLRTRPSKETDVSLEVFSGSTPEIKQSRTRAQQMRDRKGRKADIKDSNGREAETITFISGTAEAPPNQSFCCSSLSQAWNTYKAVFCCIVTCGGCFQDCSVCIPYAGPAETSTDDGKNGDYNGRLPNSPANVSPTEKNGNQIKKSSMGSSFSYPDVKLKGIPVYQNRSPSHHLESDSCCKELLPEKPFRNSIEKPPLPSSHRSSEEYYSFHESDLDISELNGSMSSREIDVLIFKKLTELFSVHQIDELAKCTSDTVFLEKTNKISDLINSITQDYNLDEQDAECRLVRGIIRISTRKSRVRPHISIPASQSHEEKSSRGNAPDSGNETMLESMVISQDDLAVQISEETPADVIARNMRRHSSAGSPTSRDSSFQDTETDSSGAPLLQVYC, translated from the exons ATGCTGGGCCGGAAAACAGGACTCCCCCACGACCTGAACAGCCACCGCCAGCTGAACCAGTCCTACCAGGAGGCTGTGCCCCTGCGGACCAGACCATCCAAGGAGACAGATGTCAGTTTGGAGGTGTTCAGCGGCTCTACGCCTGAAATCAAACAGAGTCGCACCAGAGCCCAGCAGATGCGGGATAGGAAAGGTCGCAAAGCTGACATCAAAGACTCGAACgggagagaggcagaaacaaTTACCTTTATTTCTGGCACAGCAGAGGCTCCCCCAAACCAGAGCTTTTGCTGTTCCTCTCTGTCTCAGGCCTGGAACACATACAAGGCTGTTTTCTGTTGTATAGTGACCTGTGGGGGCTGCTTTCAGGACTGCAGTGTCTGTATCCCCTACGCGGGGCCCGCTGAGACCTCCACTGATGATGGAAAGAACGGAGATTATAATGGGCGACTGCCAAACAGCCCCGCCAACGTCTCTCCCACTGAGAAGAACGGGAACCAGATCAAAAAGTCCAGCATGGGTAGCAGTTTCAGTTACCCAGATGTGAAACTGAAGGGTATTCCTGTCTATCAAAACAGGAGCCCCAGCCACCACCTGGAATCGGATTCGTGCTGCAAAGAGCTGCTGCCAGAGAAGCCCTTCAGGAACAGCATAGAAAAGCCACCGCTCCCCAGCAGCCACCGCAGTTCGGAGGAGTATTATTCCTTCCACGAGTCCGACTTGGACATCAGTGAGCTGAACGGTTCCATGTCCAGCAGGGAGATCGATGTCCTGATCTTCAAGAAACTGACGGAGCTCTTCAGCGTCCACCAGATCGACGAGCTGGCGAAGTGCACGTCAGACACTGTCTTCCTGGAGAAGACCAACAAGATCTCGGACCTCATCAATAGCATAACTCAGGACTACAACCTGGACGAGCAGGACGCTGAATGCAGGCTGGTCCGAGGCATCATACGCATCAGCACCCGTAAAAGCAGGGTCCGGCCCCATATTTCTATCCCAGCCAGCCAGAGCCACGAGGAGAAGTCCAGCAGAGGCAACGCACCAGACAGCGGCAATGAAACGATGCTGGAGTCCATGGTCATCAGCCAAGATG ATTTGGCCGTGCAAATATCGGAAGAAACCCCAGCAGATGTGATAGCCAGGAATATGAGGCGGCACAGCAGCGCAG GCTCTCCAACAAGCAGAGATTCTTCTTTCCAAGACACAGAGACTGACTCATCTGGGGCACCTCTGCTTCAGGTGTATTGTTAA